Part of the candidate division KSB1 bacterium genome, CCAGGTTCCGGATTCAAATTAACAATTTAGTTTGCCCTAATTGTTCTTTAGGGGCCATATTGATTGAAATCATACAGAAGATAGAAAATCCTTGAAGATCATCTGTCCGATCTATACATTGATCAATATGCTTGCCTTGTTGTTGATATGTTTCAGGTATTTTGGTTTAGATCTAACCAAGATCTTTGAAAAAAATACCGGTAAACAAGAAATTATAGAAGTATAAATTGCTAATGGTTGAATAAATCAAAAAAGGAGTAATATTATGGCAAAATGGACTTTTGAACCAGGTCATACTGCAGCGGAATTTCGCGCCAGACATATGATGGTAACCTGGGTGCGCGGTCACTTTACAGATATTCACGGTTCTCTTGAGTTTGATCCAATTGATCCGCGAAAATCTTCCGTGGAAATAACAATCGACGCAAGCAAAATTTGGACCGGCGATGAGAATAGGGATGGCCATTTGCGGAGCGCAGATTTTTTAGATTGTGAAAACCATCCTGAAATAACCTTTAAGAGTAATAAAGTAGAACAAACCGGCGACAATGACTACTCGGTTATGGGTGATCTCACCCTACGCGGGGTTACCCGCGAAGTGCAGATGGAGGTCCATTATTTAGGCCAATGGCAAACTTCATTCTGGGTAGATGGGGTTGATAAAGGACCCAAAGCCCGGGCTGGTTTTGAAGCAACCATAAAGATCAACCGCCATGATTTTGGCGTAAGCTGGAATGATACGATGGACAAAGGCGGGCTTGTAGTGGGTAATGATGTTCACATTGTTATCGATGCTGAAGCTATTATGGATTAAAGAGTGCCACTGACTTTCACAAGACAAAAATTTAAAGAGTGCCACTGACTCTCACAAGACAAAAACAATATAAAACAATATTATTTTCGATTTCGACCATAAATTTTGATTTATGGACTGTTGATCTTGATTTCGATAAATTATGAGAAAAAGTAAAATAAAATGGATGACACACCAAAGAATATCGCAAATCTATACAAAGATACGATCTTAGCTCCTTCTCCTCAGGATAGATTGAGAATGGTAAGCTCGATGTTCGACTCTGCAAAAAAGCTAGCTGCAGCAGGAATTCTATCAGAAAAGCCAAATCTATCTCCTGCTGAACTACGGGCTAGTTTGTTTACAAGATTTTATGGGGGTGATTTTTCAACTGATGAATGCAAAATTATTGTTGATAGATACCTTAACCTTGCAGAAGTCAATTCGAATTGAAAATCGTACTAGCACGGGATTATGAATGAAAGCTGAATCGGTCAAGACAGATTGTTTCCATTACAAGGGCCACATCCCTTGCTGGCCAAACAAAAAATACGATGTGTCATGTGACTCATGTGATCACTATAAACCCATCCGAACCAAGGTTTTGATTATTAAACTTGCTGCAATCGGTGATGTTATTCGCACTACACCTTTACTTAAAAAGTTAAGGGAGACAACCCAAAATTGCCATATCTCATGGGTTACAGATAGCCCGGAAATACTTTCGCACAGGCATGTTGATCAAATTTACAAATTCAATTTTAAATCAGCCTTCATTCTCTCAAATGCAAGCTTCGATATTGCCATCAATTTGGACAAAGACCTCGATGCATGTACATTATTGGATAAAATCCAGGCTTCACAAAAATACGGTTTCGGCTTAAAAGACGGTACTGTTTTTCCGGTAAATTCTCTAGCCGAACACAAATATCTGACAGGTATATTCGATCATTTGTCAAAAGAAAATAAGAAGAATTATCTACAAGAAATCTTTGAGCTATGTGGCTTTGAGTTCAACCAAGAACCATATGTTCTGGAAGCAGATCCAAAATATCAGGTTAAGTGGGCCGGATTAAGAGAACAAGCGGGTTCGAAAAAAATAATCGGTTTAAATATCGGTTGCGGGACGAGATGGCTCACTCGTTTGTGGCCCGATGAATATTGGTTTGAATTAATCCGAAACTTACAAGATGCGCAACACTATCCGATTCTGTTGGGCGGGAATGATGAAGATGAAAAGAACACGGCGTTTTCCGAAAAAACCAATGCATTTTACCCGGGGACTTTCTCACTGCTGGAATTTATCTCTCTAACCTCGCAATGTGATATAATTATTTCTGCTGTGACCATGATGATGCATATTGCAATTGGACTAAAGATCCCGCTGGTTTTGTTTAACAATATCTTCAATCCGCATGAATTTGAACTTTATGATAACGGCATCATTTTACAACCGGATACCGGTTGCGATTGTTATTATGGCAATACATGTCAGCGTGACCGGCACTGCATGTATGATCTTCCAGTGAATTCGGTTCACAATGCTATCGATGAATTATTGGATCGATGAAAATAGCATTACTCTCCACCCTCTACCCTTTTCGTGGCGGTATTGCTCAATTTAATGCGGCTCTATTTAATGAATTCAAAAAAAATCATACCACCAAAGCCTATACCTTCACAAGGCAGTATCCCAATTTATTATTCCCGGGGCAAACACAATATGTGACCGAATCTGATAATGCTGAAGTAATCGAATCTGAGGAGGTGTTAGATTCAATTAATCCATTGTCTTATTATTTAACTGCAAGAAAAATAAATTTATATCGACCAGATCTTTTGATTGCGAAATTTTGGATGCCTTTTTTTGCACCATCCCTTGGATATGTGTCAAAAAAATTGCGAAAGCAAGGGACAAAATCGATTGCCATAATAGATAATTTGATTCCCCATGAAAAAAGAATAGGCGACTTGGCCCTGGTCAAATATTTTATCAATCGTTTTGATGCCTTTGTTGTGATGAGCAAAGTAGTCGAACAGGATTTATTGCGAGTTTTACCTAAGGCTCAATATGTTCTGCATCCCCACCCGATTTATGATCATTTTGCCAAGAAGGTCGAAAAAGAAAAAGCGCTAAATCAACTGAACCTTCCGCAAGACAAAAAGATACTGCTCTTTTTCGGATTCATTCGAAAATATAAAGGACTGGATATTCTACTCAGATCTATGCGCCATTTAAGTGATGATTATCTTCTGCTTGTAGCCGGTGAAATCTATGGCAGTTTTGATGAATATCAAAAAATAATTGATGAAGAAGAAATCGCCGGGAAAGTCAGCTTGCATATTCGTTATATTAATGATGATGAAGTCCCACTATTTTTCTCGGCAGCGGATGTGACTGCTCTCCCTTATAAATCAGCCACACAGAGTGGGATTGCGCAGATTGCAATGCATTATGAATTGCCGCTTATCGTGACCCAAAAAGGCGGATTACCCGAACTGATTGAACACGAGAAAACCGGACTCATCCTTAAAAATGAAGATGCCGAAGAATTAGCCCGTTTAATCGACTATTATTTTCAAAATAATTGTAAATCAAAATTCGCTAGTGAGATTGCAAAACAAAAGGACCGGTACTCCTGGCCACAATTTACCCAAAGCCTCTTAACACTTTATGAACAACTTTCTTGAATAATTTAATTCTAAACTTAATCTAAATCATTATTCCTTTTCCAGCGCCTCGAGTTTCTTTTCACAATAGGATTTGGCAGCAACTCCATTACTTTTTCATAGTTTTGTTTCGCTAATGCTTTATCATCTTTCATCACATGGAGCTCAGCTAACTAATGTAAAGTAACTCATGAAAGATTTAGTTAGGATAATGATCAATATTCAATTTAAGTATTTCGATTGCTTCTTCACTTTGATTTTGCATTGCCAGTTGACTGGCAAGCCGGGTTAGTACATTTTTCCGAAAATCGTAAACAAAGCTGAGTTCCCGCAAATCATGGTATTTTGAGATAGCTGCTTGTATACCTTCTTCAGAAACGGTTGCCGTCAGTACCTCTTCAAGCGTTTGCTGCAGATTCTGGCCATGCTGACAGGTTGTACAATTGACTTCAATGGTTTTCTCTCTACCCAATTTTGTCATATATTGGCTGTTAATTTCTTTGGTCATCTTGAGCATAAACCGAGCAATTTCTTTGGTCTCTTTTTCATCTGCAGGAAAATCGAATTGCGAAAGTGGCATCCTTCTTCACCCATAAGGCAATACTGGCAACGAAAACCAAGCGCCCGGTAAAGCCTTTCATATTTTCGATAAGTTCATTGATGGCTATTTCTTTTGGAAACACCTTCAAGTTTTTCAATTCTTTTGGCGGAAACTGGGCACAAACATTAGCTGCGCCGAATAATAAGATCAACAAAAAAAATGCTAGGACCTTCCTCCATGTTTGTATTTTGTTTATTTCAGACTTTATCATGAGAAACTCCTTTCTTGTGTAATTGGATACAAAATCGATTGATGGCTGTATCCATCAATATTGTGAAGTTAATTCCAATTGCTGGTAGTTTGATTGTAGCGGAAAAGCTAGGTCAATACCCAAAGACTACAGATTTGTAACCATTCGACAATAAATTTATTTTGTTTCATTTTTAATTGTTTTGCTTTATATTAATTCAGTCCGGCAGGATATTGATCAGGAATTTGAACTTTCTAAAGTTGAATATCCAACTTCTGTATGTCCCTTTTAAATTAAAAAATGATTCACACAATAGGTAACCATACCATTTCACAAACCCAAAGGAGGTCGTTATGAAACGATTATCTCTATGCTTTATAATACTGGCGGTTTTGTTTACCACTTTACCAACCTTCGGTCAACCGATGCCACCGGATAAAGCGCTCAAATCACTGAAATGGCGTGCAATCGGTCCGGCGAATATGGGTGGCCGAGTAACGGCCATTGCCGGTATTCCGGGTGATCCAAGCACATATTATGTTGCCGGAGCAGATGGCGGTTTGTTTAAGACCACAAATGGCGGGGTTACATTCGAAGATCTGTTTACCGACCAACGCTCCTATTCCGTGGGCGCTATTGCCATTGCGCCATCTGACCAAAATGTTATCTGGTTGGGCTCCGGCGAAGGCGATCCTCGCAATAGCGTTGGCTACGGCCATGGCGTCTACCGTTCCCTGGATGCTGGTAAAACCTGGACGCATCTGGGCCTGGAAGGCACCGAACGTATCAAACGGATTGTCGTTCATCCGGATAATCCTGATATAGCATACGTTGCAGCATTGGGTCGTGAGTGGGGACCCAATGAAGAGCGCGGTGTATTTAAAACCAGCGATGGCGGTAAATCCTGGGAAAAAGTTCTTTATATAAACGAGGACACCGGCTGCTCGGATATTGCCATGGAAAATAACAATCCACGTATTCTCTATGCCGGTATGTGGACATTCCGCCGCCGGCCCTGGCGTTTCGATGATGGCGGTAAAGAAACAGCGCTTTACCGCTCGATGGATGGCGGCGCTAACTGGAAAAAATTGACCAAGGGTTTGCCTAAAGGTTCAATGACACGCATCGGTGTAGCAGTGGCGCAAAGCTCACCCAATATTGTTTACATGATCACCGAATTTAAAAAAGATGGTACCTTTTTCCGGTCGGATAATCGCGGCGATACATGGCGGAAGGTGTATGACAATCCCAATATCAATTTTCGTCCATTTTATTACAGCGATATCCGTGTCGATCCTAACAATCCTGATCATATTTACGCCCTTTCCGGTGGATTAAGCAAATCCACCGATGGCGGTAAAAATTGGACCAGAATAGCCCGGGGGGTTCATGGC contains:
- a CDS encoding YceI family protein; translated protein: MAKWTFEPGHTAAEFRARHMMVTWVRGHFTDIHGSLEFDPIDPRKSSVEITIDASKIWTGDENRDGHLRSADFLDCENHPEITFKSNKVEQTGDNDYSVMGDLTLRGVTREVQMEVHYLGQWQTSFWVDGVDKGPKARAGFEATIKINRHDFGVSWNDTMDKGGLVVGNDVHIVIDAEAIMD
- a CDS encoding glycosyltransferase family 9 protein, whose translation is MKAESVKTDCFHYKGHIPCWPNKKYDVSCDSCDHYKPIRTKVLIIKLAAIGDVIRTTPLLKKLRETTQNCHISWVTDSPEILSHRHVDQIYKFNFKSAFILSNASFDIAINLDKDLDACTLLDKIQASQKYGFGLKDGTVFPVNSLAEHKYLTGIFDHLSKENKKNYLQEIFELCGFEFNQEPYVLEADPKYQVKWAGLREQAGSKKIIGLNIGCGTRWLTRLWPDEYWFELIRNLQDAQHYPILLGGNDEDEKNTAFSEKTNAFYPGTFSLLEFISLTSQCDIIISAVTMMMHIAIGLKIPLVLFNNIFNPHEFELYDNGIILQPDTGCDCYYGNTCQRDRHCMYDLPVNSVHNAIDELLDR
- a CDS encoding glycosyltransferase, whose protein sequence is MKIALLSTLYPFRGGIAQFNAALFNEFKKNHTTKAYTFTRQYPNLLFPGQTQYVTESDNAEVIESEEVLDSINPLSYYLTARKINLYRPDLLIAKFWMPFFAPSLGYVSKKLRKQGTKSIAIIDNLIPHEKRIGDLALVKYFINRFDAFVVMSKVVEQDLLRVLPKAQYVLHPHPIYDHFAKKVEKEKALNQLNLPQDKKILLFFGFIRKYKGLDILLRSMRHLSDDYLLLVAGEIYGSFDEYQKIIDEEEIAGKVSLHIRYINDDEVPLFFSAADVTALPYKSATQSGIAQIAMHYELPLIVTQKGGLPELIEHEKTGLILKNEDAEELARLIDYYFQNNCKSKFASEIAKQKDRYSWPQFTQSLLTLYEQLS
- a CDS encoding photosynthetic reaction center cytochrome c subunit, encoding MPLSQFDFPADEKETKEIARFMLKMTKEINSQYMTKLGREKTIEVNCTTCQHGQNLQQTLEEVLTATVSEEGIQAAISKYHDLRELSFVYDFRKNVLTRLASQLAMQNQSEEAIEILKLNIDHYPN